A single Acropora palmata chromosome 5, jaAcrPala1.3, whole genome shotgun sequence DNA region contains:
- the LOC141881803 gene encoding uncharacterized protein LOC141881803 isoform X3 has translation MNIRLLLACLALCLTQAVLPTQLDTLQKPGEEQVKEAVKKAELDASLAAEDAMRHGHKAESRVSNNKDSSEQDEGSTDHVTGDSKSTSHLRTYSSLDSEDDDEKEGTKRVKEHRVNRKPRGKMLGLRGISNLRGNSDDYKEDTRLEDRLAMEAEEEKKYETGEGYGTGGGAGGGGAGWDDAGKGVNWATNIQRQDAAEKQSIQAQVASESAHELDEIQRAIAAESQSSRGSASIGNGAASVVGGAASPVQTVQVQGGMQPRITNPEGGAREGQTIAFEGGQQKSLSPSESQESFQDISSPYFSHRSSFGQSEISNFIHQADKLSPSEMRGATQPNGVGMGDIGARSNQGLGGNIGSFGGLEGAQQIGGQNEVASIQQSPMAERFGGPIEAGAVGQEAMGQASLGGGGGLGESAISRMTEGTLGGRTGDSMQGLQGIQSMQDIQGVQGMQSMAPALTEGQGQGGMLNENGGVSALQGQGMMGGNLQGGIQSLLGGGGGGLGGLQTTMGGGSDIGQQQMAFKKRSKTHQKDETSNKRRTTKLRHKITRGKDASRKKLLVGVQKTSVKKSKTVKKHHSRHPKTP, from the exons ATGAACATAAGACTTCTTCTAGCGTGCTTGGCATTATGTTTGACTCAAGCAG TGCTGCCCACTCAACTCGATACACTGCAGAAGCCTGGGGAAGAGCAAG TGAAAGAAGCTGTAAAAAAAGCTGAGTTGGATGCGAGTCTTGCTGCTGAGGATGCGATGCGGCATGGACATAAAGCTGAATCAAGAGTTAGCAATAACAAAGATTCCTCCGAACAAGATGAAGGTAGCACGGATCACGTGACTGGGGATAGCAAATCCACATCGCACCTCAGGACATATTCTTCTTTAG ATAGTGAAGATGATGACGAAAAGGAAGGCACAAAGAGAGTGAAAGAACACAGAGTCAACCGAAAGCCGAGAGGGAAAATGCTTGGCCTAAGGGGCATCAGCAATCTAAGGGGAAACAGCGATGACTACAAAGAGGACACAAGGCTGGAGGATCGCCTAGCTATGGAAGCAGAGGAAGAGAAGAAATATGAAACAGGAGAAGGATACGGAACAGGAGGTGGGGCTGGTGGAGGAGGTGCAGGCTGGGATGACGCAGGAAAGGGAGTCAACTGGGCAACGAATATACAGAGACAGGATGCTGCTGAG AAGCAGAGCATTCAAGCCCAAGTTGCCTCTGAAAGCGCCCACGAACTTGATGAGATCCAGCGTGCCATCGCAGCGGAATCCCAATCCTCGCGCGGTTCTGCTTCCATTGGTAACGGAGCAGCTTCAGttgtcggtggagcagcgtcGCCAGTACAAACC GTTCAAGTACAAGGAGGAATGCAACCGAGAATCACAAATCCTGAGGGAGGTGCAAGGGAGGGCCAAACTATTGCATTCGAAGGAGGACAACAAAAAAGTCTTAGTCCATCGGAGAGCCAAG AATCATTTCAAGACATTTCGTCACCTTACTTTTCTCATCGATCGTCTTTTGGTCAATCAG AAATATCAAATTTTATTCATCAAGCTGACAAGTTATCACCAAGCGAGATGAGAGGTGCAACTCAACCAAATGGTGTAGGTATGGGGGATATTGGGGCACGATCTAATCAAGGATTAGGTGGAAATATTGGAAGCTTTGGGGGCTTAGAAGGTGCACAACAGATTGGTGGGCAAAATGAAGTGGCATCCATACAGCAGTCTCCAATGGCAGAGAGATTTGGAGGACCAATAGAAGCAGGAGCAGTCGGTCAAGAGGCAATGGGACAGGCCAGTCTAGGAGGAGGTGGAGGTCTTGGTGAATCTGCAATCAGTCGCATGACGGAGGGAACACTTGGAGGTAGAACTGGCGATTCCATGCAAGGACTACAAGGAATTCAAAGCATGCAAGATATTCAAGGAGTTCAAGGAATGCAGAGCATGGCACCAGCCTTGACTGAAGGACAGGGTCAAGGTGGAATGCTAAATGAAAATGGAGGTGTCAGTGCTCTGCAAGGGCAAGGAATGATGGGAGGAAATCTTCAGGGAGGAATACAAAGTCTTTTGGGAGGGGGAGGTGGCGGTCTTGGAGGTCTACAGACGACGATGGGTGGTGGAAGCGATATAGGACAGCAACAGATGGCATTTAAAAAG CGTTCAAAGACACATCAAAAAGACGAAACCAGCAATAAGCGAAGGACAACAAAGTTGCGTCACAAAATTACTAGAGGAAAGGATGCTTCAAGAAAGAAGCTTCTAGTAGGCGTACAAAAAACATCTGTTAAAAAG AGCAAAACGGTAAAGAAGCACCATTCGAGACACCCAAAGACACCTTGA
- the LOC141881998 gene encoding uncharacterized protein LOC141881998, producing MKWMALIAVLVCVEVRTAAVGGNALKREIKIDRRSPWEYAMLKHLLGNPKENPNTAKAVQGVRRTTKLHKLCSGKIKLHDKWSKDKLIYDKIICGMFTRKDIYKKHEEHVAKLLSRKSDNNLDEQKAELIRAVNQMVRAAGPLPTLQFNG from the exons ATGAAGTGGATGGCATTAATAGCAGTGCTTGTTTGTGTGGAAGTCAGAACCGCAG CTGTTGGCGGAAATGCTCTTAAACGCGAAATTAAAATTGACAGGAGAAGTCCCTGGGAATATG CGATGCTTAAGCATCTCTTGGGAAATCCAAAGGAAAATc CCAACACAGCAAAAGCAGTACAAGGAGTGAGGAGAACAACAAAACTGCACAAATTGTGTTCGGGTAAAATTAAACTGCACGATAAGTGGTCAAAAGACAAGTTAATTTATGACAAAATCATTTGCGGGATGTTCACTAGGAAAGATATTTACAAGAAACACGAGGAACACGTAGCGAAGCTGTTATCAAGAAAATCTGACAATAATTTAGATGAACAGAAGGCTGAGCTGATAAGAGCTGTTAATCAAATGGTGCGAGCAGCAGGTCCTCTGCCTACTTTGCAGTTTAACGGTTAA
- the LOC141881803 gene encoding uncharacterized protein LOC141881803 isoform X5 codes for MNIRLLLACLALCLTQAVLPTQLDTLQKPGEEQVKEAVKKAELDASLAAEDAMRHGHKAESRVSNNKDSSEQDEDSEDDDEKEGTKRVKEHRVNRKPRGKMLGLRGISNLRGNSDDYKEDTRLEDRLAMEAEEEKKYETGEGYGTGGGAGGGGAGWDDAGKGVNWATNIQRQDAAEKQSIQAQVASESAHELDEIQRAIAAESQSSRGSASIGNGAASVVGGAASPVQTVQVQGGMQPRITNPEGGAREGQTIAFEGGQQKSLSPSESQESFQDISSPYFSHRSSFGQSEISNFIHQADKLSPSEMRGATQPNGVGMGDIGARSNQGLGGNIGSFGGLEGAQQIGGQNEVASIQQSPMAERFGGPIEAGAVGQEAMGQASLGGGGGLGESAISRMTEGTLGGRTGDSMQGLQGIQSMQDIQGVQGMQSMAPALTEGQGQGGMLNENGGVSALQGQGMMGGNLQGGIQSLLGGGGGGLGGLQTTMGGGSDIGQQQMAFKKSTIARPSDFERSKTHQKDETSNKRRTTKLRHKITRGKDASRKKLLVGVQKTSVKKSKTVKKHHSRHPKTP; via the exons ATGAACATAAGACTTCTTCTAGCGTGCTTGGCATTATGTTTGACTCAAGCAG TGCTGCCCACTCAACTCGATACACTGCAGAAGCCTGGGGAAGAGCAAG TGAAAGAAGCTGTAAAAAAAGCTGAGTTGGATGCGAGTCTTGCTGCTGAGGATGCGATGCGGCATGGACATAAAGCTGAATCAAGAGTTAGCAATAACAAAGATTCCTCCGAACAAGATGAAG ATAGTGAAGATGATGACGAAAAGGAAGGCACAAAGAGAGTGAAAGAACACAGAGTCAACCGAAAGCCGAGAGGGAAAATGCTTGGCCTAAGGGGCATCAGCAATCTAAGGGGAAACAGCGATGACTACAAAGAGGACACAAGGCTGGAGGATCGCCTAGCTATGGAAGCAGAGGAAGAGAAGAAATATGAAACAGGAGAAGGATACGGAACAGGAGGTGGGGCTGGTGGAGGAGGTGCAGGCTGGGATGACGCAGGAAAGGGAGTCAACTGGGCAACGAATATACAGAGACAGGATGCTGCTGAG AAGCAGAGCATTCAAGCCCAAGTTGCCTCTGAAAGCGCCCACGAACTTGATGAGATCCAGCGTGCCATCGCAGCGGAATCCCAATCCTCGCGCGGTTCTGCTTCCATTGGTAACGGAGCAGCTTCAGttgtcggtggagcagcgtcGCCAGTACAAACC GTTCAAGTACAAGGAGGAATGCAACCGAGAATCACAAATCCTGAGGGAGGTGCAAGGGAGGGCCAAACTATTGCATTCGAAGGAGGACAACAAAAAAGTCTTAGTCCATCGGAGAGCCAAG AATCATTTCAAGACATTTCGTCACCTTACTTTTCTCATCGATCGTCTTTTGGTCAATCAG AAATATCAAATTTTATTCATCAAGCTGACAAGTTATCACCAAGCGAGATGAGAGGTGCAACTCAACCAAATGGTGTAGGTATGGGGGATATTGGGGCACGATCTAATCAAGGATTAGGTGGAAATATTGGAAGCTTTGGGGGCTTAGAAGGTGCACAACAGATTGGTGGGCAAAATGAAGTGGCATCCATACAGCAGTCTCCAATGGCAGAGAGATTTGGAGGACCAATAGAAGCAGGAGCAGTCGGTCAAGAGGCAATGGGACAGGCCAGTCTAGGAGGAGGTGGAGGTCTTGGTGAATCTGCAATCAGTCGCATGACGGAGGGAACACTTGGAGGTAGAACTGGCGATTCCATGCAAGGACTACAAGGAATTCAAAGCATGCAAGATATTCAAGGAGTTCAAGGAATGCAGAGCATGGCACCAGCCTTGACTGAAGGACAGGGTCAAGGTGGAATGCTAAATGAAAATGGAGGTGTCAGTGCTCTGCAAGGGCAAGGAATGATGGGAGGAAATCTTCAGGGAGGAATACAAAGTCTTTTGGGAGGGGGAGGTGGCGGTCTTGGAGGTCTACAGACGACGATGGGTGGTGGAAGCGATATAGGACAGCAACAGATGGCATTTAAAAAG TCGACGATAGCAAGACCAAGTGACTTCGAG CGTTCAAAGACACATCAAAAAGACGAAACCAGCAATAAGCGAAGGACAACAAAGTTGCGTCACAAAATTACTAGAGGAAAGGATGCTTCAAGAAAGAAGCTTCTAGTAGGCGTACAAAAAACATCTGTTAAAAAG AGCAAAACGGTAAAGAAGCACCATTCGAGACACCCAAAGACACCTTGA
- the LOC141881803 gene encoding uncharacterized protein LOC141881803 isoform X1, translating into MNIRLLLACLALCLTQAVLPTQLDTLQKPGEEQVKEAVKKAELDASLAAEDAMRHGHKAESRVSNNKDSSEQDEGSTDHVTGDSKSTSHLRTYSSLDSEDDDEKEGTKRVKEHRVNRKPRGKMLGLRGISNLRGNSDDYKEDTRLEDRLAMEAEEEKKYETGEGYGTGGGAGGGGAGWDDAGKGVNWATNIQRQDAAEKQSIQAQVASESAHELDEIQRAIAAESQSSRGSASIGNGAASVVGGAASPVQTVQVQGGMQPRITNPEGGAREGQTIAFEGGQQKSLSPSESQESFQDISSPYFSHRSSFGQSEISNFIHQADKLSPSEMRGATQPNGVGMGDIGARSNQGLGGNIGSFGGLEGAQQIGGQNEVASIQQSPMAERFGGPIEAGAVGQEAMGQASLGGGGGLGESAISRMTEGTLGGRTGDSMQGLQGIQSMQDIQGVQGMQSMAPALTEGQGQGGMLNENGGVSALQGQGMMGGNLQGGIQSLLGGGGGGLGGLQTTMGGGSDIGQQQMAFKKSTIARPSDFERSKTHQKDETSNKRRTTKLRHKITRGKDASRKKLLVGVQKTSVKKSKTVKKHHSRHPKTP; encoded by the exons ATGAACATAAGACTTCTTCTAGCGTGCTTGGCATTATGTTTGACTCAAGCAG TGCTGCCCACTCAACTCGATACACTGCAGAAGCCTGGGGAAGAGCAAG TGAAAGAAGCTGTAAAAAAAGCTGAGTTGGATGCGAGTCTTGCTGCTGAGGATGCGATGCGGCATGGACATAAAGCTGAATCAAGAGTTAGCAATAACAAAGATTCCTCCGAACAAGATGAAGGTAGCACGGATCACGTGACTGGGGATAGCAAATCCACATCGCACCTCAGGACATATTCTTCTTTAG ATAGTGAAGATGATGACGAAAAGGAAGGCACAAAGAGAGTGAAAGAACACAGAGTCAACCGAAAGCCGAGAGGGAAAATGCTTGGCCTAAGGGGCATCAGCAATCTAAGGGGAAACAGCGATGACTACAAAGAGGACACAAGGCTGGAGGATCGCCTAGCTATGGAAGCAGAGGAAGAGAAGAAATATGAAACAGGAGAAGGATACGGAACAGGAGGTGGGGCTGGTGGAGGAGGTGCAGGCTGGGATGACGCAGGAAAGGGAGTCAACTGGGCAACGAATATACAGAGACAGGATGCTGCTGAG AAGCAGAGCATTCAAGCCCAAGTTGCCTCTGAAAGCGCCCACGAACTTGATGAGATCCAGCGTGCCATCGCAGCGGAATCCCAATCCTCGCGCGGTTCTGCTTCCATTGGTAACGGAGCAGCTTCAGttgtcggtggagcagcgtcGCCAGTACAAACC GTTCAAGTACAAGGAGGAATGCAACCGAGAATCACAAATCCTGAGGGAGGTGCAAGGGAGGGCCAAACTATTGCATTCGAAGGAGGACAACAAAAAAGTCTTAGTCCATCGGAGAGCCAAG AATCATTTCAAGACATTTCGTCACCTTACTTTTCTCATCGATCGTCTTTTGGTCAATCAG AAATATCAAATTTTATTCATCAAGCTGACAAGTTATCACCAAGCGAGATGAGAGGTGCAACTCAACCAAATGGTGTAGGTATGGGGGATATTGGGGCACGATCTAATCAAGGATTAGGTGGAAATATTGGAAGCTTTGGGGGCTTAGAAGGTGCACAACAGATTGGTGGGCAAAATGAAGTGGCATCCATACAGCAGTCTCCAATGGCAGAGAGATTTGGAGGACCAATAGAAGCAGGAGCAGTCGGTCAAGAGGCAATGGGACAGGCCAGTCTAGGAGGAGGTGGAGGTCTTGGTGAATCTGCAATCAGTCGCATGACGGAGGGAACACTTGGAGGTAGAACTGGCGATTCCATGCAAGGACTACAAGGAATTCAAAGCATGCAAGATATTCAAGGAGTTCAAGGAATGCAGAGCATGGCACCAGCCTTGACTGAAGGACAGGGTCAAGGTGGAATGCTAAATGAAAATGGAGGTGTCAGTGCTCTGCAAGGGCAAGGAATGATGGGAGGAAATCTTCAGGGAGGAATACAAAGTCTTTTGGGAGGGGGAGGTGGCGGTCTTGGAGGTCTACAGACGACGATGGGTGGTGGAAGCGATATAGGACAGCAACAGATGGCATTTAAAAAG TCGACGATAGCAAGACCAAGTGACTTCGAG CGTTCAAAGACACATCAAAAAGACGAAACCAGCAATAAGCGAAGGACAACAAAGTTGCGTCACAAAATTACTAGAGGAAAGGATGCTTCAAGAAAGAAGCTTCTAGTAGGCGTACAAAAAACATCTGTTAAAAAG AGCAAAACGGTAAAGAAGCACCATTCGAGACACCCAAAGACACCTTGA
- the LOC141881803 gene encoding uncharacterized protein LOC141881803 isoform X4 → MNIRLLLACLALCLTQAVLPTQLDTLQKPGEEQVKEAVKKAELDASLAAEDAMRHGHKAESRVSNNKDSSEQDEGSTDHVTGDSKSTSHLRTYSSLDSEDDDEKEGTKRVKEHRVNRKPRGKMLGLRGISNLRGNSDDYKEDTRLEDRLAMEAEEEKKYETGEGYGTGGGAGGGGAGWDDAGKGVNWATNIQRQDAAEKQSIQAQVASESAHELDEIQRAIAAESQSSRGSASIGNGAASVVGGAASPVQTVQVQGGMQPRITNPEGGAREGQTIAFEGGQQKSLSPSESQEISNFIHQADKLSPSEMRGATQPNGVGMGDIGARSNQGLGGNIGSFGGLEGAQQIGGQNEVASIQQSPMAERFGGPIEAGAVGQEAMGQASLGGGGGLGESAISRMTEGTLGGRTGDSMQGLQGIQSMQDIQGVQGMQSMAPALTEGQGQGGMLNENGGVSALQGQGMMGGNLQGGIQSLLGGGGGGLGGLQTTMGGGSDIGQQQMAFKKSTIARPSDFERSKTHQKDETSNKRRTTKLRHKITRGKDASRKKLLVGVQKTSVKKSKTVKKHHSRHPKTP, encoded by the exons ATGAACATAAGACTTCTTCTAGCGTGCTTGGCATTATGTTTGACTCAAGCAG TGCTGCCCACTCAACTCGATACACTGCAGAAGCCTGGGGAAGAGCAAG TGAAAGAAGCTGTAAAAAAAGCTGAGTTGGATGCGAGTCTTGCTGCTGAGGATGCGATGCGGCATGGACATAAAGCTGAATCAAGAGTTAGCAATAACAAAGATTCCTCCGAACAAGATGAAGGTAGCACGGATCACGTGACTGGGGATAGCAAATCCACATCGCACCTCAGGACATATTCTTCTTTAG ATAGTGAAGATGATGACGAAAAGGAAGGCACAAAGAGAGTGAAAGAACACAGAGTCAACCGAAAGCCGAGAGGGAAAATGCTTGGCCTAAGGGGCATCAGCAATCTAAGGGGAAACAGCGATGACTACAAAGAGGACACAAGGCTGGAGGATCGCCTAGCTATGGAAGCAGAGGAAGAGAAGAAATATGAAACAGGAGAAGGATACGGAACAGGAGGTGGGGCTGGTGGAGGAGGTGCAGGCTGGGATGACGCAGGAAAGGGAGTCAACTGGGCAACGAATATACAGAGACAGGATGCTGCTGAG AAGCAGAGCATTCAAGCCCAAGTTGCCTCTGAAAGCGCCCACGAACTTGATGAGATCCAGCGTGCCATCGCAGCGGAATCCCAATCCTCGCGCGGTTCTGCTTCCATTGGTAACGGAGCAGCTTCAGttgtcggtggagcagcgtcGCCAGTACAAACC GTTCAAGTACAAGGAGGAATGCAACCGAGAATCACAAATCCTGAGGGAGGTGCAAGGGAGGGCCAAACTATTGCATTCGAAGGAGGACAACAAAAAAGTCTTAGTCCATCGGAGAGCCAAG AAATATCAAATTTTATTCATCAAGCTGACAAGTTATCACCAAGCGAGATGAGAGGTGCAACTCAACCAAATGGTGTAGGTATGGGGGATATTGGGGCACGATCTAATCAAGGATTAGGTGGAAATATTGGAAGCTTTGGGGGCTTAGAAGGTGCACAACAGATTGGTGGGCAAAATGAAGTGGCATCCATACAGCAGTCTCCAATGGCAGAGAGATTTGGAGGACCAATAGAAGCAGGAGCAGTCGGTCAAGAGGCAATGGGACAGGCCAGTCTAGGAGGAGGTGGAGGTCTTGGTGAATCTGCAATCAGTCGCATGACGGAGGGAACACTTGGAGGTAGAACTGGCGATTCCATGCAAGGACTACAAGGAATTCAAAGCATGCAAGATATTCAAGGAGTTCAAGGAATGCAGAGCATGGCACCAGCCTTGACTGAAGGACAGGGTCAAGGTGGAATGCTAAATGAAAATGGAGGTGTCAGTGCTCTGCAAGGGCAAGGAATGATGGGAGGAAATCTTCAGGGAGGAATACAAAGTCTTTTGGGAGGGGGAGGTGGCGGTCTTGGAGGTCTACAGACGACGATGGGTGGTGGAAGCGATATAGGACAGCAACAGATGGCATTTAAAAAG TCGACGATAGCAAGACCAAGTGACTTCGAG CGTTCAAAGACACATCAAAAAGACGAAACCAGCAATAAGCGAAGGACAACAAAGTTGCGTCACAAAATTACTAGAGGAAAGGATGCTTCAAGAAAGAAGCTTCTAGTAGGCGTACAAAAAACATCTGTTAAAAAG AGCAAAACGGTAAAGAAGCACCATTCGAGACACCCAAAGACACCTTGA
- the LOC141881803 gene encoding uncharacterized protein LOC141881803 isoform X2 — MNIRLLLACLALCLTQAVLPTQLDTLQKPGEEQVKEAVKKAELDASLAAEDAMRHGHKAESRVSNNKDSSEQDEGSTDHVTGDSKSTSHLRTYSSLDSEDDDEKEGTKRVKEHRVNRKPRGKMLGLRGISNLRGNSDDYKEDTRLEDRLAMEAEEEKKYETGEGYGTGGGAGGGGAGWDDAGKGVNWATNIQRQDAAEKQSIQAQVASESAHELDEIQRAIAAESQSSRGSASIGNGAASVVGGAASPVQVQGGMQPRITNPEGGAREGQTIAFEGGQQKSLSPSESQESFQDISSPYFSHRSSFGQSEISNFIHQADKLSPSEMRGATQPNGVGMGDIGARSNQGLGGNIGSFGGLEGAQQIGGQNEVASIQQSPMAERFGGPIEAGAVGQEAMGQASLGGGGGLGESAISRMTEGTLGGRTGDSMQGLQGIQSMQDIQGVQGMQSMAPALTEGQGQGGMLNENGGVSALQGQGMMGGNLQGGIQSLLGGGGGGLGGLQTTMGGGSDIGQQQMAFKKSTIARPSDFERSKTHQKDETSNKRRTTKLRHKITRGKDASRKKLLVGVQKTSVKKSKTVKKHHSRHPKTP, encoded by the exons ATGAACATAAGACTTCTTCTAGCGTGCTTGGCATTATGTTTGACTCAAGCAG TGCTGCCCACTCAACTCGATACACTGCAGAAGCCTGGGGAAGAGCAAG TGAAAGAAGCTGTAAAAAAAGCTGAGTTGGATGCGAGTCTTGCTGCTGAGGATGCGATGCGGCATGGACATAAAGCTGAATCAAGAGTTAGCAATAACAAAGATTCCTCCGAACAAGATGAAGGTAGCACGGATCACGTGACTGGGGATAGCAAATCCACATCGCACCTCAGGACATATTCTTCTTTAG ATAGTGAAGATGATGACGAAAAGGAAGGCACAAAGAGAGTGAAAGAACACAGAGTCAACCGAAAGCCGAGAGGGAAAATGCTTGGCCTAAGGGGCATCAGCAATCTAAGGGGAAACAGCGATGACTACAAAGAGGACACAAGGCTGGAGGATCGCCTAGCTATGGAAGCAGAGGAAGAGAAGAAATATGAAACAGGAGAAGGATACGGAACAGGAGGTGGGGCTGGTGGAGGAGGTGCAGGCTGGGATGACGCAGGAAAGGGAGTCAACTGGGCAACGAATATACAGAGACAGGATGCTGCTGAG AAGCAGAGCATTCAAGCCCAAGTTGCCTCTGAAAGCGCCCACGAACTTGATGAGATCCAGCGTGCCATCGCAGCGGAATCCCAATCCTCGCGCGGTTCTGCTTCCATTGGTAACGGAGCAGCTTCAGttgtcggtggagcagcgtcGCCA GTTCAAGTACAAGGAGGAATGCAACCGAGAATCACAAATCCTGAGGGAGGTGCAAGGGAGGGCCAAACTATTGCATTCGAAGGAGGACAACAAAAAAGTCTTAGTCCATCGGAGAGCCAAG AATCATTTCAAGACATTTCGTCACCTTACTTTTCTCATCGATCGTCTTTTGGTCAATCAG AAATATCAAATTTTATTCATCAAGCTGACAAGTTATCACCAAGCGAGATGAGAGGTGCAACTCAACCAAATGGTGTAGGTATGGGGGATATTGGGGCACGATCTAATCAAGGATTAGGTGGAAATATTGGAAGCTTTGGGGGCTTAGAAGGTGCACAACAGATTGGTGGGCAAAATGAAGTGGCATCCATACAGCAGTCTCCAATGGCAGAGAGATTTGGAGGACCAATAGAAGCAGGAGCAGTCGGTCAAGAGGCAATGGGACAGGCCAGTCTAGGAGGAGGTGGAGGTCTTGGTGAATCTGCAATCAGTCGCATGACGGAGGGAACACTTGGAGGTAGAACTGGCGATTCCATGCAAGGACTACAAGGAATTCAAAGCATGCAAGATATTCAAGGAGTTCAAGGAATGCAGAGCATGGCACCAGCCTTGACTGAAGGACAGGGTCAAGGTGGAATGCTAAATGAAAATGGAGGTGTCAGTGCTCTGCAAGGGCAAGGAATGATGGGAGGAAATCTTCAGGGAGGAATACAAAGTCTTTTGGGAGGGGGAGGTGGCGGTCTTGGAGGTCTACAGACGACGATGGGTGGTGGAAGCGATATAGGACAGCAACAGATGGCATTTAAAAAG TCGACGATAGCAAGACCAAGTGACTTCGAG CGTTCAAAGACACATCAAAAAGACGAAACCAGCAATAAGCGAAGGACAACAAAGTTGCGTCACAAAATTACTAGAGGAAAGGATGCTTCAAGAAAGAAGCTTCTAGTAGGCGTACAAAAAACATCTGTTAAAAAG AGCAAAACGGTAAAGAAGCACCATTCGAGACACCCAAAGACACCTTGA